The Caulobacter sp. 73W region CTCGTTGTCCACCGACTTCAGGCCATGGCGGCTGTCGATCAGCAGATAGACCCGCTTCAGCGCCGGACGGCCGCGCAGATAGTCGCGGCCGAGGTTCTGGAATTTCTTCACCTCGGTCTTGGCCGCGCGGGCCCAGCCGTAGCCGGGCAGGTCGACCAGGTGAAGCTTCTCGTCGGTGACGAAGAAGTTCAGCTCGCGCGTGCGGCCCGGCTCGTTCGAGGCGCGGGCCAGGTACTTCTGGCCGACGACGGCGTTGATCAGGCTGGACTTGCCCACGTTGGAGCGGCCCGCGAAGGCCACTTCCGGCAGCAGGTCCGGCGGCAGGCCGTCCATGCTGACGGCGCCCATCATGAACACCGAGGGACGGGCGAACAGCAGCCGCCCGGCCTCCAGGTCATCGTCGGTGAAGAGCGGGTCGCTCAAGATCAGGCCGCCTTGGGTTTCTTGCCGGACAGTCGGCCGAGGATCTGGTCGATCGGGTTGTCCACCTTGTAGCGGCGGAAGATCACGTACTGCTGGGCGATCGTGAGCAGGTTCGACCACGTGTAGTAGATGATCAGGCCGACCGCGAACTGCGACAGCATGAAGGTGAAGATGATCGGCATGTAGGCGAAGATCTTGCGCTGGACCGGGTCGGCCGGCGGCGGGTTCATCGCCTGGCTCAGCCACATGGACACGCCATAGGCGATGCCCCAGACGCCCAGGTGCAGCGGGCCGTTCAGCAGGCCGCCGACCAGCGGCACGACCGCCGGGTCATACGGGATGACGCCGAACAGGTTCCAGATCGTCGACGGATCGCGCGAGGACAGGTCCTTGATCCAGCCGAAGAACGGCGCATGGCGCATTTCGATGGTGACGGTCAGCACCTTGAACAGGGCGTAGAAGACCGGGATCTGCACCAGCATCGGCAGGCAGCCCATGAACGGGTTGACCTTCTCGCGCTGGTAGAGGGCCATCATCTCCTGCTGCTGCTTGGCGGGATCGTCCTTGAAGCGAGCCCGCAGATCCTCGACCTGAGGCTGGACCTTCTTCATCTTGGCCAGGAACTCGTAGCTCTTGTCCGCCAGCGGATAGAACAGCAGCTTCACCAGAACGGTCAGGGCAAGGATGGCGAGACCGAAGTTGCCGACTTGCTTGAAGACGAATTCCAGCACCAGGAAGATGGGGCGGGTGAAGAACCAGAAGTTGCCCCAATCGACGGCCATGTCGAAGCGGGGAACGCCCAGCTTGTCTTCGTACTCGCGCAGGACCGGCACGGTCTTGGCGCCGGCGAACAGGCGGCTGGTCTCGGTGATCGAGCCGCCCGGCTGCACGGTGCGGGCCGAGCCGAGCCAGTTGGCGTCATAGATGTCGGAGCCGCCGACCGGGGTCACCCGGAACTGACCCTTGATGGTCTCGGTCTGGGACGGGATCAGAGCCGCCAGCCAGTACTTGTCGTTGATGCCGATCCAGCCGCCCTTGGAGGCGAAGGACTGTTCCGGCTCTTTCTTCCACTTCTTGTACTTGGCTTCGTGCAGGTCGGGCTTGTCCGTGCCCAGCATGGCGATGCCGCCCTCGTGGACGATCTGGTTGGTGCCCAGGTGCTGCGGCACGCCCTGGCGCTGGACCGAGGCGTACGGGGTCAGGCTGACCGGAGCGCCGCCCGCGTTGCGCACGGTGTCGCTCACCGT contains the following coding sequences:
- the yidC gene encoding membrane protein insertase YidC, which produces MNNNSSRNTIVFVVCAAVIFIAYQFFVLEPATKKRQAEQRARAAVEQSQKGSNAGPLGPNASAPAQRVNRAQAASASPRVAIDTPALKGSVALKGARIDDLYLTQYREAVTRNSPPVELFRPEGAEHAYFADFGWVGQNLPGLPGPNTVWTVAQGDKLAPGRPLVLTYDNGQGLQFSRRIEVDDKFMFTVSDTVRNAGGAPVSLTPYASVQRQGVPQHLGTNQIVHEGGIAMLGTDKPDLHEAKYKKWKKEPEQSFASKGGWIGINDKYWLAALIPSQTETIKGQFRVTPVGGSDIYDANWLGSARTVQPGGSITETSRLFAGAKTVPVLREYEDKLGVPRFDMAVDWGNFWFFTRPIFLVLEFVFKQVGNFGLAILALTVLVKLLFYPLADKSYEFLAKMKKVQPQVEDLRARFKDDPAKQQQEMMALYQREKVNPFMGCLPMLVQIPVFYALFKVLTVTIEMRHAPFFGWIKDLSSRDPSTIWNLFGVIPYDPAVVPLVGGLLNGPLHLGVWGIAYGVSMWLSQAMNPPPADPVQRKIFAYMPIIFTFMLSQFAVGLIIYYTWSNLLTIAQQYVIFRRYKVDNPIDQILGRLSGKKPKAA
- the yihA gene encoding ribosome biogenesis GTP-binding protein YihA/YsxC — translated: MSDPLFTDDDLEAGRLLFARPSVFMMGAVSMDGLPPDLLPEVAFAGRSNVGKSSLINAVVGQKYLARASNEPGRTRELNFFVTDEKLHLVDLPGYGWARAAKTEVKKFQNLGRDYLRGRPALKRVYLLIDSRHGLKSVDNEPMDALDKAAVSYQIILTKADKLKPTEVEAVAEKTLKAIAKRPAAFPRVLATSSEKGVGIPELRAEIMTVCGVRP